Below is a genomic region from Longimicrobium sp..
CGAGACCCGAATCCCTGGGAGGCCGCCTGCCGGCGGGCGCGGGCCCGGCGGCGGTCTCGTGGGGGCCGAACCGGCTGGACGTCTTCGCCGGCGGCAGCGACGCCACGCTGCAGCACTGGTGGTGGGATGGCGTGTTTCCCTGGAAAGGCCCCGAGAACCTCGGCGGCCGGATCCCGGCGATCTCCCCGGTCGCCGTGTCGCACAACGCGGGCTCGACCGGCCGGGCGCCCGACCGGCTGACGGTGTTCTGCATCGGGCAGGACGCCCGGTTGTACCGCTGGCGCTGGGACGGGAGGAGTTGGGACAGGGCACGCCCGCTGGGAGGGAGATACCCGGCGGGGCCGCTGTCCGTCGTTCCCAGCTTGGACGGCAGCCTGCTGCTGGTCGTCGCGTCCGATGGGCGCGGACAGCTCGACCTCTGGTCCGTTCCCGATGCCGACGGCCCGTTCATGCCCGGTCCGGCGCCCCTGCCGCTGGACGCCGGCGGCGGCGCCGCCTTTCCCAGCGCGGTGCTCTCCACCTCCGGCGGAGCGCCGCGGGTGGACCTGTTCGCCAATGCTGGCTCGAAGCTGGTGCACGCCGCGGCCACCGCGTCTGGGTGGCGCCCCGACCCCTTCCTGGTCGCCGCGGCCGGCAGCGGCGCGGTCAACGTCCGCCCGCTTTCGCCTTCGGAGTTCTACCTGGCGCAGCTCGTGTTCGGAGACTCGGTCCCGCTCGACCGCGTGTGGATCTGCGACCGGAGCGGGCTCGACGGCCGGGCGTTCACCATCCCCACCAACGTGAACGACGCGGCGAGCGTGGCGCGGGCGGCGATTCACGCCCTGTCCGGGGCGGTGACCGGGATCCCGCTCCTGCTGCTGGAGTTTCTTGCCAGCGAGCCGTTCCGGGTCGGGAGGTCGTACACCCTCTTCATGGGCGCCGCCGGCTACGCGCGAGGGCTCAGCTTCACGGGAACGCCCGCCGAGCTCGCAAGGGACCTCCATTTCCATTCGGTGATGCACGAGCTTGCGCACGTCTGGCAGGGGGAGCATTACGCCACGGGGTCGTGGGAGTACGTGGGGAACTCGCTGGTCGCGCAGGGGCTCCACGGCCCGGGTGCGTACGACTACAACGCATCCGCGCTTCCCCCCTGGTCGTCGTTCGCGGCCGAGCAGCAGGCGCAGATCGTGGAAGATTGGGTGATGGGCGTCGCGAGGGGTTTCGCTGGTGTGCCACCTCTGCCACTGAGCACCAGCAACCCGCTCTACCGGCCGTACATCGTCAACGGGATCCTCACGAAATCGAGCTACGTTCCTACCCCGTTGTGACTTCGGTACCTGCAGGCGAGGAGCCTCGCGGCAGGATCAGCGATGGGGAGATGATGCCCCGGCCGGGATACCGGTCGGGGCTTTTTCGCCGCGATATGTGGGGCCGGGATGTCCCAGTATCCCATCCGGGCCGCCGCTCCAGGCGACGGCATCCGCCGCCAATCATCGGTGCTGAAGCAAGGTGGGAACAGGCCGGAACTGCTCGTCGCGCCCGTGACTCCCCGGCCGGACCACCCCTTGCACGAGGGTCACCTCCGTGCCCGCCGTCCCACCCGCGGGTCTTCCGCCATTTGCCCGGGCGGGATCGGTCGACGGGAAAGGACCGGCCGCGTGGCCCTCCAAACCTGATGCCGGTCCGCTCCATCGCCCCGAGGTCTCCATGCCCACTTCCGACCGCTGCCCATACTGCCGCGAAAGCGTTCCCGCCGACGCCCTCGTCTGCGGCCACTGCACCCGCGAGATCGCCACGCTACGGGTCGCCCACGCCGAGATCGACGATCTGAGGGCGCGGCTCGCCGCCGCGGAGGCTGCCGCCGGGGCGGCGGCGATCCCGGCCCGCGTGGCCGTCTCGGCCGACGGAAGCCTCGCGCTGCAGCCGGCGGGGGCGGTGCAGCTTCCGGCGGGGCGGGGCATCGCCTTCGCGACGCTGTGGATGCTGTACCTGGTGCCGGCGGTGCTCAACTACGGGGTGGGGTGGCCGCATACGGCGTATCTCACCTTCTCGCTGGCCGCTCTGGCCGGCTCCGCGCTGGCGCTGCTGGCGAACACGAACGTGTGGCTGGTCTTCCTGACCGCTGCCGCGCAGCCCTACGTCCCACTGGGAATCCTGCTGGCGTGGCGGAAGCTGAGCCTGGAGACGATCGCGGATCCGCGGCTTTCGGCGCTGCAGGTGGGGCTGGTGGCGTGGCTGGCGGCGCTGGTCTCGCTCGCCGCCTTCGACCGGGATCGCCTGGCCGCGATGTTCCGCTGGAGCGCCGTCGCGGAGTGGATGGAGACGCACGGCGCCCGCGTGGAGCTGGTGCAGAAGTTCATCCTTGCGGCGCTGGGACTGGGTGGCGTGCTCGTCTCGCTGCTGAAGGGCGTGCTCGGATAGAGGGAGTTCCCGGCCAAGGAGTGATGGATGTGCAAGCCACTGGTCAAGCGATTGCTGCTCGCCGCCTCCGCGCTGCCGCTGGCGGCGGCCGGAGCCGCGGCGCAGTGCCCCAAGACCGCGCCGTTCCGCACGGTCTACCTGGAGATCTCGGGCGCGCCGCTGCAGGCGCCTCAGCTCGACGTGGCGGTGATCGGAAGCAGCCGCGCGGTGCGGGTGGCCGAGCCGAAGGGCGTGCGCTGGACCCTGCGCCTCCCCGAGCCCGGCACCGTCGCCCGCGTGAAGGTGGAGCCGCTGCGCGCCGGCTTCCGTGCCGTGCCGCAGGGAGAGCCGTGGCTCGACGAGGAGAACGGCGCGTGCGTGGCGGTGTTTCCCTTCCGCTGGGAGGAGGTGTGGAACGTGAGCGTGGCGTCGGAGCCGGCGCAGCTGCTGGCCACCGCCGAGGTCGCCCGCGGCGCGAAGGGAGTGGAGCGCGCCAACCAGCGCACCAACTTCACGGTCAAGAGCATCCCCCTCGAGGCGCCGGTCACCATCCGGCTGCACGCGCCCGGCGGATCGGAAGTGTGGCCGATCGTGCTCCGCAGGAGCGACTTCTCCACGCCCGTCA
It encodes:
- a CDS encoding zinc ribbon domain-containing protein: MPTSDRCPYCRESVPADALVCGHCTREIATLRVAHAEIDDLRARLAAAEAAAGAAAIPARVAVSADGSLALQPAGAVQLPAGRGIAFATLWMLYLVPAVLNYGVGWPHTAYLTFSLAALAGSALALLANTNVWLVFLTAAAQPYVPLGILLAWRKLSLETIADPRLSALQVGLVAWLAALVSLAAFDRDRLAAMFRWSAVAEWMETHGARVELVQKFILAALGLGGVLVSLLKGVLG